A genomic region of Plasmodium cynomolgi strain B DNA, chromosome 5, whole genome shotgun sequence contains the following coding sequences:
- a CDS encoding hypothetical protein (putative) produces the protein MNFSSAPVENKSDLLKGKGNVERSRELLEMIMNNCDGPNFKVTVNDSREFFGALAYVDKYNLFLTDCEERYTGSQAYTRNCGNILIPFKIIKLVEIKKGYFDSCYEELKKAQQA, from the exons ATGAACTTCTCATCAGCCCCTGtcgaaaataaaagtgatttactaaaggggaaggggaatgTAGAAAGGTCCAGGGAGCTGCTAGAG ATGATCATGAACAATTGCGATGGGCCAAACTTCAAAGTGACGGTGAATGACAGCAGGGAGTTTTTTGGAGCCCTGGCATATGTGGACAAGTACAATTTATTTCTCACCGACTGCGAAGAGCGCTACACAG GCAGCCAAGCGTACACACGAAATTGTGGGAACATCCTAATTCCGTTTAAGATAATCAAGTTGgtagaaattaaaaagggttACTTTGACAGCTGTTACGAGGAACTAAAAAAGGCGCAGCAGGCGTAA
- a CDS encoding hypothetical protein (putative) has protein sequence MVDLYKKPKNMFVGMYYSKDHMGRRRNNNYYGYSNKYRGYNYYNKLHNYRKGNHYEAQQGVVAEQQREQQGEQQREQRGVVAEQQREKQKEEVPASDPAKEANGSGKTEGKKRKAEKETEKDEVGSRDKKKETSRKKCIIKILKRPTEAVNNEEGKDKNPVGGEKRAMEETEQKEPQKEQQKKKKKEKAKENEREGAKDCVEQKSKKKKEGEGITSKAKKVKDGFKFTSTQELFNLLLKDVKNNSLDEEDDEEEMAKQAKKKKGATKSGDPAKGLSEGTKMESENENAKKSTKRSIPDLAKKGATSAMGVKDTQPGRNDDVAQQHNQEVEKIAKESEQGKSIKGKEGNNSSDVPKSDKIIEAEEKCSNSASKNSAAQTTKTAGANAHVKESAIALKGKKGTASGSNKYNNHMSIGSNISRGRKIIKIIKNVENGRYYYTGSRKNLAAVVDGFGGGGAAGHYVKYATSKYPNFTTSCSLLSQASNMELYKHNSLNSRLINSLRGGMGAGQRNDDCRRAGKKEEEEGFFAVPIYMRSPKPEQIPIPVYLSEVADQMGAQEGAQEGTQERLREVREVPGVQTDVKAAIEAPPEAANVQGRKSKSKGQAQNAKGAPNGNAHNKDSQNAQNFTKKNEQNNHANKHSYDFMNTGNVKSNKMYNMYWMHSSYVKGANYNGSNLHGSGKNLKMEKYFHNKRYKVKAYLSDNNQKSKNLNPLKEVKIAVY, from the exons ATGGTAGACTTGTACAAGAAGCCAAAGAACATGTTCGTAGGAATGTACTACAGTAAGGACCACATGGGCAGGCGGAGAAATAACAACTACTATGGGTACAGCAATAAGTACAGAGGGTACAACTACTACAACAAGCTGCACAATTATAGGAAGGGGAACCACTACGAGGCGCAGCAGGGGGTAGTGGCTGAGCAGCAGAGGGAGCAGCAGGGGGAGCAACAGAGGGAGCAGCGGGGGGTAGTGGCTGAGCagcagagggagaagcaaaaggaggaggtTCCCGCAAGTGACCCCGCAAAGGAGGCCAACGGTTCAGGCAAAACAGAAGGCAAAAAGCGCaaagcagaaaaggaaacggAAAAGGACGAAGTCGGAAGTAGagacaagaaaaaggaaaccagcagaaaaaaatgcatcatAAAAATACTTAAAAGACCAACCGAGGCAGTGAACAACGAGGAAGGAAAGGACAAGAACCCCGtgggaggggagaagcgcgCAATGGAGGAAACGGAGCAGAAAGAGCCTCAGaaggagcagcaaaaaaagaagaaaaaggagaaagcaaaagaaaatgagAGGGAAGGCGCCAAAGATTGCGTCGAAcaaaagagcaaaaagaaaaaggagggagaagGTATTACCAGTAAGGCCAAAAAGGTAAAGGACGGATTCAAATTTACGTCCACACAGGAACTGTTTAATTTGCTGCTGAAGGATGTTAAGAATAACTCCCTtgatgaggaggacgacgaggAAGAGATGGCGAAGcaggcgaagaagaaaaaaggcgcCACCAAGAGTGGGGATCCCGCGAAAGGACTCTCAGAAGgtacaaaaatggagagcgaaaatgaaaatgcgAAGAAAAGTACCAAAAGGAGCATACCAGATTTGGCAAAGAAAGGTGCGACGAGCGCAATGGGAGTGAAGGATACTCAACCCGGCCGTAATGATGATGTGGCTCAGCAGCATAATCaggaagtggaaaaaatcgCCAAGGAAAGTGAACAAGGGAAGAGCATTAAGGGCAAGGAAGGAAACAACAGCAGTGATGTACCAAAGAGCGATAAAATAATCGAAGCAGAGGAAAAATGCTCAAATTCTGCCAGCAAAAACAGCGCTGCTCAAACGACGAAGACCGCAGGAGCCAATGCCCATGTTAAAGAGAGCGCCATTGcattaaagggaaaaaagggaactgCCAGCGGAAGCAATAAGTACAACAACCATATGAGCATCGGAAGCAACATCagcagggggagaaaaattataaaaataattaagaatGTCGAAAATGGGAGATATTATTACACAGGGAGCAGAAAGAACCTAGCTGCAGTGGTCGATGGCTTCGGAGGAGGAGGTGCTGCAGGTCATTATGTGAAGTATGCCACGTCGAAGTATCCAAATTTTACAACTAGTTGTAGTTTGCTTAGTCAGGCGTCGAACATGGAGCTGTACAAGCACAACAGTTTGAATAGCAGACTGATCAATAGCTTGAGGGGTGGCATGGGTGCCGGCCAAAGGAATGACGACTGTAGGCGGGCTGgcaagaaggaggaggaagaagggtTCTTCGCCGTCCCCATATATATGAGATCCCCCAAGCCGGAGCAGATCCCCATACCGGTGTACCTGTCGGAGGTGGCCGACCAGATGGGGGCTCAAGAGGGAGCGCAGGAGGGAACGCAGGAAAGATTGCGAGAGGTGCGAGAGGTGCCGGGTGTGCAAACGGACGTCAAAGCGGCCATCGAAGCGCCCCCCGAGGCGGCGAACGTGCAGGGTAGGAAATCCAAAAGCAAGGGCCAAGCCCAAAACGCAAAGGGAGCACCGAACGGAAATGCACATAATAAGGACAGCCAAAACGCTCAAAACTTTACGaagaaaaac GAACAAAACAACCATGCCAATAAACATAGTTACGATTTTATGAACACGGGAAATGTgaaaagcaacaaaatgtACAACATGTATTGGATGCACTCGTCTTATGTGAAGGGCGCGAACTACAACGGTAGCAATCTGCACGGGAGCGGGAAAAActtgaaaatggaaaaatattttcacaacAAGAGGTACAAAGTTAAGGCGTACTTGAGTGACAACAACCAGAAGAGTAAAAATTTGAACCCCCTCAAGGAGGTGAAGATTGCTGTGTATTGA